One window from the genome of Metabacillus flavus encodes:
- a CDS encoding alpha/beta hydrolase, whose amino-acid sequence MVWIAVSSAFFVLCLAAVSIPFYFSNLIIFPRKVEYHETFAMGVKSGEINAVHFEQIVKEELFIDSKHGYQIHGMFFPVENSKKAVIIAHGITWSLFGSFKYVEMFHKRGYHVLLCDHRYHGLSGGNHTSFGFFEKDDLCAWVDYLYEKIGSHAFIGLLGESLGAASSLQYIKEDSRVGFCIADCPFSDLTALMRLRLALDFKIRFSPLILLTSFVTKIRYGWGFREISPIRELEQVETPILFIHGKEDRFIPLQMSLDLFRKKKRGKKHLYLVPKAGHAQAFLTDRKKYEERVFHFLKEIEIMHLKRDPAQ is encoded by the coding sequence ATGGTGTGGATTGCTGTTTCGTCAGCTTTTTTCGTCCTGTGCTTAGCCGCGGTTTCGATTCCGTTTTATTTTAGCAACCTTATCATTTTCCCCCGCAAAGTGGAATATCATGAAACCTTTGCAATGGGAGTTAAAAGCGGAGAAATTAATGCGGTTCACTTTGAACAGATCGTGAAGGAAGAGCTGTTTATCGATTCAAAGCATGGATATCAAATCCACGGGATGTTTTTTCCTGTAGAGAATAGCAAGAAAGCGGTGATCATTGCACACGGTATTACCTGGTCTCTGTTTGGCAGCTTCAAATATGTCGAGATGTTTCATAAACGGGGATATCACGTGCTTTTATGCGATCACCGCTATCATGGCTTAAGCGGCGGAAATCATACGTCCTTCGGATTTTTTGAGAAGGATGATCTATGTGCATGGGTGGACTATCTCTATGAAAAGATTGGGAGCCATGCGTTTATCGGCCTGCTTGGTGAATCTCTTGGCGCCGCATCTTCCCTGCAGTATATAAAAGAGGACAGCCGGGTCGGGTTCTGTATTGCTGATTGCCCGTTCAGCGATCTGACTGCGCTTATGCGGCTCCGGCTTGCCCTGGATTTTAAAATCCGTTTTTCACCGCTCATTCTTTTAACGAGTTTTGTCACGAAGATTCGTTACGGCTGGGGATTTCGTGAGATTTCTCCGATTCGTGAGCTTGAGCAGGTGGAGACACCAATTCTCTTCATTCATGGAAAAGAAGACCGGTTCATCCCGCTTCAAATGTCGCTTGATCTTTTCAGGAAAAAAAAGAGGGGGAAAAAACATTTGTACCTGGTTCCAAAAGCCGGCCATGCCCAAGCATTTTTAACGGACCGAAAAAAGTATGAAGAACGGGTTTTTCATTTTTTAAAGGAAATTGAAATCATGCATTTAAAAAGGGATCCAGCTCAATAA
- a CDS encoding type 1 glutamine amidotransferase domain-containing protein translates to MGKKVAVLLTNDFEDVEYTDPAKAFKEAGHELTVIEMEKGKTLKGKQGEATVTSDASIDDVKPEDFDALLLPGGFSPDQLRADDRFVQFSKSFMDDKKPVFAICHGPQLLITAKSLEGRDATGFKSIRVDMEYAGVNFHDKEVVVCGNQLVTSRTPDDLPAFNREALNLLK, encoded by the coding sequence ATGGGTAAAAAAGTTGCTGTATTACTGACAAATGATTTTGAAGATGTAGAGTACACAGATCCTGCGAAAGCCTTTAAAGAGGCAGGACATGAATTAACCGTTATCGAAATGGAAAAAGGAAAAACGCTTAAAGGGAAACAGGGAGAGGCGACTGTGACATCGGATGCATCCATCGACGACGTGAAGCCTGAAGACTTCGATGCATTGCTTCTGCCGGGAGGATTCTCTCCGGACCAGCTTCGTGCGGATGACCGTTTCGTTCAATTCTCCAAATCGTTTATGGACGATAAAAAACCGGTGTTTGCGATTTGCCACGGACCGCAGCTTCTAATCACAGCAAAATCGCTGGAAGGACGCGATGCCACAGGCTTCAAATCCATTCGAGTGGATATGGAGTACGCAGGAGTAAACTTCCATGACAAGGAAGTAGTTGTATGCGGCAATCAATTGGTAACTAGCCGTACACCTGATGATCTCCCTGCATTCAATCGCGAGGCATTGAACCTTTTAAAATAA
- a CDS encoding DUF1128 domain-containing protein — protein sequence MNLTEKSTENVQYMIDQITTKLRMINIGAIKPDHFDGEMYEELKELYEYVMKKDNFSPSEMQSITEELGKLKK from the coding sequence TTGAATTTAACTGAAAAATCAACGGAAAATGTACAATATATGATCGATCAAATAACAACAAAATTAAGAATGATCAACATTGGCGCAATCAAGCCCGACCACTTTGACGGGGAAATGTATGAAGAACTGAAAGAGCTATATGAATATGTAATGAAAAAAGACAACTTCAGCCCAAGTGAAATGCAGTCCATTACTGAGGAGCTTGGCAAGCTGAAAAAATAG
- a CDS encoding GNAT family N-acetyltransferase yields MKISKASIKDAAAIATLFNAYRMFYSQPSDLEGAFQFLKDRLEKEESVIYLAEDDHGAAGFVQLYPSFTSVGMRRIWILNDLYVAEHARSKGVGQKLIDHAVELCRETGAKAMNLETAVTNRSAQRLYEKNSFVKTEDCFFYSLKI; encoded by the coding sequence ATGAAGATATCAAAAGCCTCTATAAAGGATGCAGCCGCAATAGCCACCCTGTTCAACGCCTACCGGATGTTCTACAGCCAGCCATCCGATTTGGAAGGGGCCTTCCAATTTCTAAAGGATCGGCTTGAAAAAGAGGAGTCGGTTATTTATTTAGCGGAAGATGACCATGGTGCGGCTGGTTTTGTTCAGCTGTATCCGTCCTTCACATCTGTTGGAATGAGAAGAATATGGATATTAAATGATTTGTACGTGGCGGAGCACGCCCGCAGTAAGGGAGTTGGGCAGAAGCTGATTGATCACGCAGTCGAGCTGTGCCGCGAGACTGGTGCCAAGGCAATGAACCTTGAGACCGCGGTTACGAATAGGAGCGCGCAAAGGCTGTATGAAAAAAATTCTTTCGTTAAGACAGAGGATTGTTTTTTCTATTCGTTAAAGATTTAA
- a CDS encoding low molecular weight protein-tyrosine-phosphatase yields the protein MIHVLFVCLGNICRSPMAEAVFRGLVKEEGLESKISVDSAGTGDWHIGKAPHEGTQEILNRNSISFDGMAARQVVKEDLSKFDYIICMDAENLGNVRRMAGYDQTGHIGRLLDYVEDAEVLDVPDPYFTGNFDEVYELVGKGCRGLLEEIKENKKLS from the coding sequence TTGATACATGTTCTGTTTGTTTGCCTGGGGAACATTTGCCGTTCGCCAATGGCGGAGGCTGTGTTCAGAGGGCTGGTAAAGGAAGAAGGACTGGAAAGTAAAATATCGGTGGACTCAGCCGGTACAGGAGACTGGCATATCGGAAAGGCGCCGCACGAAGGAACGCAGGAAATCCTGAATCGGAATTCTATCTCTTTTGATGGGATGGCAGCGAGACAAGTGGTAAAAGAGGATTTATCCAAGTTTGATTACATCATCTGCATGGATGCCGAAAACCTGGGGAATGTACGCAGAATGGCAGGATATGATCAGACCGGACATATTGGCCGCTTGCTTGATTATGTAGAGGATGCGGAAGTGCTGGATGTACCGGATCCTTATTTTACAGGGAATTTTGATGAAGTGTATGAGCTTGTTGGAAAAGGCTGCAGGGGTCTGCTTGAGGAAATCAAGGAGAACAAGAAACTTTCATAA
- a CDS encoding YtxH domain-containing protein has product MGEKNILLRNVCIGAAAGFVLSMFHKPTRESMIEEAREISEKASYYYHNPSLLSEDLKAKLNDAKDMVQNVTDDLRFVNEKVNELKETTPVVIEAIKEAKERIISSKTD; this is encoded by the coding sequence ATGGGAGAGAAGAATATACTTTTGCGTAACGTATGTATTGGGGCAGCAGCAGGTTTTGTGTTATCGATGTTTCACAAACCGACTAGGGAATCCATGATTGAAGAGGCGAGGGAAATCAGCGAAAAGGCGAGCTATTACTACCATAATCCATCCCTTTTATCTGAGGATCTGAAAGCGAAACTAAACGATGCAAAAGACATGGTTCAAAATGTTACAGATGATTTGCGTTTTGTGAATGAAAAAGTAAACGAATTGAAGGAAACCACTCCTGTCGTGATTGAAGCGATTAAAGAGGCAAAGGAGCGGATCATTTCCAGTAAAACAGACTGA
- a CDS encoding YihY/virulence factor BrkB family protein produces the protein MRGRKNPTIITELIRRFSRDEVAGLSAELAYFFLLSLFPFMIALITLIAFVPLSVEDLLKFIRQYAPADTILVMESALYQLLNQESGLLFTFGILAAIWSASNGIDSIMRAFNRAFDVRENRSYLKSRAIAILLAVVMMAVIVIALLFPVFGQEIGLFIFKAFGIPGLFFTVWNIIRWVVSAIIIFFIFILLHKLAPNKKMMWRQAFPGALFSTVGWIGVSYLFSNYVSNFGNYSATYGSIGGIIVFMIWFYLTGMIIIMSGELNAILVNRDGNR, from the coding sequence GTGAGAGGCAGAAAAAATCCTACAATCATCACTGAACTCATCAGAAGATTCTCAAGGGATGAGGTGGCCGGACTGTCCGCAGAGCTGGCCTATTTTTTTCTGCTATCCTTATTTCCTTTCATGATCGCCTTAATTACCTTAATTGCGTTTGTCCCGTTGTCAGTTGAAGACTTGCTGAAATTCATCCGGCAGTACGCCCCTGCTGATACCATTCTGGTGATGGAAAGTGCCTTGTACCAGCTTTTGAATCAGGAAAGCGGGCTGCTTTTTACGTTCGGAATCCTGGCTGCCATCTGGTCGGCCTCGAACGGAATTGATTCCATCATGAGAGCATTCAATCGGGCGTTTGACGTTAGAGAGAACCGCTCTTACTTAAAATCAAGAGCCATTGCGATTCTGCTTGCTGTTGTCATGATGGCGGTCATTGTCATTGCGTTGCTTTTTCCTGTTTTTGGACAAGAAATCGGCTTGTTTATCTTTAAAGCATTTGGAATACCAGGGCTGTTTTTTACCGTGTGGAATATCATTCGCTGGGTCGTAAGTGCCATTATCATCTTTTTCATTTTTATCCTTCTTCATAAGCTCGCCCCGAACAAAAAAATGATGTGGAGACAGGCGTTTCCGGGTGCTCTATTTTCAACGGTGGGGTGGATTGGCGTTTCCTATTTGTTCTCAAATTATGTGAGCAATTTCGGCAATTACAGTGCCACATACGGGAGCATTGGCGGCATCATCGTTTTCATGATTTGGTTTTACCTTACCGGCATGATCATCATTATGAGCGGCGAATTGAATGCCATTTTGGTAAATAGAGACGGGAATAGGTGA
- a CDS encoding BH0509 family protein: MSRQERKNMVEYIAAMKEMDREMFMYMTDEEVEHIYSNVYSRNIEMGE; encoded by the coding sequence ATGAGCAGACAAGAACGGAAAAACATGGTGGAGTATATTGCAGCGATGAAAGAAATGGACCGGGAAATGTTTATGTACATGACGGATGAAGAAGTTGAGCATATTTACTCGAACGTTTACAGCCGGAACATTGAAATGGGCGAATAA
- a CDS encoding MFS transporter has protein sequence MNKLRFAILISIVTVSGFSQGMLLPVIAILFEQQGYPSSLNGLHATGLYIGVLLASPFMEKPLQKLGYKKMIIIGGFLVMASLFAFPVLQSFWIWFVLRLLVGIGDHMLHFSTQTWITSISSDQNRGKNISLYGICFGLGFAAGPILTSTAAVNPNLPFIISGFISLIIWGLAFLLRNDFPEHQVSGASGSTARFKDAWKLSWIAFFPPFIYGFLESSLNGNYPVYALRQGFSPEDVAILLPAFAIGGIIFQLPLGIISDKFGRKRTIPIVLFLGFVSFAAASFAESFILLLICFFIAGMVLGSTFSLGLTYMADLLPKHLLPAGNLLCGICFSIGSISGPVIGGLYMEYVPGSNFFYIVAFLLLIVFAVYAFNRNEEEKTVACKQ, from the coding sequence ATGAATAAATTGCGTTTCGCCATTCTGATCAGCATCGTGACCGTCTCCGGTTTTTCTCAAGGCATGCTCCTTCCTGTCATCGCCATCCTTTTTGAACAGCAGGGTTATCCCTCTTCTTTAAACGGATTGCATGCGACCGGACTTTATATTGGAGTCTTGCTGGCATCTCCTTTTATGGAAAAGCCTCTGCAAAAACTCGGCTATAAAAAAATGATTATCATCGGCGGATTTCTGGTAATGGCCAGTCTTTTTGCCTTCCCGGTTTTGCAATCCTTCTGGATTTGGTTTGTGCTGAGGCTGCTTGTTGGAATCGGTGATCATATGCTTCACTTCTCAACCCAAACATGGATTACATCCATTTCTTCTGATCAAAACAGGGGGAAGAACATTTCCCTGTATGGAATTTGCTTTGGACTCGGTTTTGCCGCCGGTCCTATCCTGACCAGTACAGCGGCAGTAAATCCAAACCTGCCTTTTATAATCAGCGGATTCATCAGTCTCATAATCTGGGGCCTTGCCTTTCTGTTAAGAAACGACTTCCCGGAGCATCAGGTTTCAGGCGCTTCCGGAAGCACTGCACGCTTCAAGGATGCATGGAAGCTTTCATGGATTGCCTTTTTTCCTCCGTTCATATACGGATTCCTTGAGTCCTCGCTAAACGGAAACTATCCCGTTTATGCATTGAGGCAGGGGTTCTCCCCTGAAGATGTGGCGATCCTTCTTCCGGCGTTTGCGATAGGAGGCATCATCTTTCAGCTCCCGCTCGGAATTATCAGTGATAAGTTCGGACGAAAGCGGACAATTCCAATTGTCTTGTTCCTAGGATTTGTATCCTTTGCTGCCGCCAGCTTTGCCGAATCCTTCATCCTGCTGCTCATCTGTTTTTTTATTGCCGGTATGGTGCTCGGTTCAACATTCTCCCTAGGACTCACCTATATGGCTGACCTGCTGCCCAAGCATCTCCTGCCTGCAGGAAATCTGCTATGCGGAATTTGCTTCAGCATTGGGAGCATCAGCGGACCCGTTATCGGAGGACTCTACATGGAATACGTCCCCGGCAGCAACTTCTTTTATATCGTTGCCTTCCTGCTGCTCATCGTTTTTGCGGTTTATGCGTTCAACAGAAATGAAGAGGAAAAAACAGTCGCCTGCAAACAGTAG
- a CDS encoding OsmC family protein, which produces MNFKMTEKGFASDVEFGNLQVSGDEQHGFRPYQLMMASIAVCSGGVLRKILEKKRLKIEDIQIEANAERNEAEANRIEKIHVHFTIKGKNLKEDAMTKAMELTRKNCSMVRSVEDSIEIKETFEIVE; this is translated from the coding sequence ATGAATTTTAAAATGACGGAAAAAGGATTTGCATCGGATGTAGAGTTCGGGAATCTGCAGGTTTCAGGAGATGAGCAGCATGGTTTCAGGCCCTATCAGCTGATGATGGCATCCATAGCCGTATGCAGCGGAGGAGTGCTGCGGAAGATCCTGGAGAAGAAGCGGCTTAAAATTGAGGATATCCAGATTGAAGCGAACGCAGAAAGAAACGAAGCAGAAGCGAATAGGATTGAGAAGATCCACGTCCACTTTACGATTAAAGGGAAGAACCTGAAGGAGGACGCCATGACAAAAGCGATGGAGCTTACCCGTAAAAACTGTTCGATGGTCCGATCTGTGGAGGACAGCATTGAGATTAAGGAAACGTTTGAAATCGTTGAGTAG
- a CDS encoding pyridoxamine 5'-phosphate oxidase family protein encodes MSAQLEEKIIKLLDNHQIGSMATVRNGKPYSRFMLFFHDGLTLYTATSKKAHKAEDIRENPSVHLLLGLEGKGFRDEYAEVEANASVEESSSLKEKFWNEKLKDWIKSPDDPDFMLLKLEPEKFCYFSKAGEDPETLTMD; translated from the coding sequence ATGTCTGCTCAGCTCGAAGAAAAAATTATTAAACTGCTCGATAACCATCAGATCGGATCGATGGCAACGGTTCGGAATGGCAAGCCATACTCCCGTTTTATGCTATTTTTCCATGATGGTTTAACCCTTTACACAGCTACAAGCAAAAAAGCCCATAAAGCGGAGGACATCCGTGAAAATCCGTCTGTTCATCTATTGCTCGGGCTTGAAGGAAAAGGCTTCCGGGATGAGTACGCAGAGGTTGAAGCAAATGCATCGGTTGAAGAGTCCTCTTCACTCAAAGAAAAGTTTTGGAACGAGAAGCTAAAGGATTGGATCAAAAGCCCTGATGACCCTGATTTTATGCTGTTAAAGCTCGAACCTGAAAAATTCTGCTATTTCTCAAAAGCCGGCGAAGATCCGGAAACACTTACTATGGATTGA
- the cax gene encoding calcium/proton exchanger yields the protein MVNRIFLIAVIAGIPLSVLGSLLHWPSLIMFAVYCLTIIALAGYMGRATESLAIVAGPRIGGLLNATFGNAVELIISIFALQAGLNGVVLASLTGSVIGNLLLVGGLSFLVGGLKYKRQEFNVYDARHNSGLLIFSIIVAFVIPEVFSMDMDEGKTLTFSVGISIILILLYLFALFFKLVTHRGVYRHKTDEQGEHEEPEWSAKKATIVLLLATIAVAYVSENLVHTFEEVGETLGWSELFIGIIIVAIVGNAAEHASAIVMAYKNKMNVAVEIAVGSTLQIAMFVAPLLVLLSLMFENSLTLVFTMPELISMVTAVFLTIILTNDGDTNWFEGATLLAAYFIMGIGFYLL from the coding sequence ATGGTAAATCGTATATTTCTTATTGCAGTAATAGCTGGAATTCCGCTGTCCGTTCTTGGCAGTTTGCTCCACTGGCCTTCATTGATCATGTTCGCCGTCTATTGTTTGACGATCATAGCTCTTGCTGGCTATATGGGAAGAGCGACTGAAAGCCTGGCCATAGTAGCTGGTCCGAGAATTGGGGGGCTATTAAATGCGACATTCGGGAACGCAGTTGAGCTGATCATCTCAATATTTGCCCTGCAGGCAGGTTTAAACGGAGTCGTTCTCGCTTCACTAACTGGTTCCGTTATTGGAAACCTTCTTCTCGTTGGAGGGCTCTCATTCCTTGTAGGCGGACTAAAGTATAAGAGGCAGGAGTTCAACGTCTACGATGCGAGACACAACTCAGGGCTGCTGATTTTCTCAATCATTGTCGCCTTCGTTATTCCGGAGGTTTTCTCAATGGACATGGATGAGGGCAAAACTTTGACGTTCAGTGTCGGGATTTCCATCATTCTGATTTTACTTTATCTTTTTGCTCTGTTCTTCAAACTGGTGACACACCGCGGGGTGTATAGGCATAAAACAGACGAACAGGGTGAACACGAGGAACCGGAGTGGAGTGCGAAGAAAGCGACCATCGTCCTTCTTCTTGCAACCATCGCTGTTGCTTATGTTTCTGAAAATCTCGTGCACACATTTGAAGAAGTAGGAGAAACGCTAGGCTGGAGCGAGCTGTTTATCGGGATCATCATCGTTGCCATCGTCGGGAATGCAGCGGAGCACGCATCCGCAATTGTTATGGCTTATAAAAACAAGATGAACGTTGCCGTGGAAATTGCCGTAGGATCCACGCTTCAAATCGCCATGTTTGTAGCGCCGCTGCTTGTCTTGCTTTCACTTATGTTTGAAAATAGCTTAACACTTGTCTTTACGATGCCAGAGCTCATTTCTATGGTTACAGCCGTCTTTTTAACGATTATCCTGACTAATGACGGGGATACAAACTGGTTTGAAGGAGCGACCCTTCTCGCCGCGTACTTCATTATGGGGATTGGGTTTTACTTGTTATAA
- a CDS encoding copper resistance D family protein — MSYIPEAKKPDIHVPKRWMQLATLGVAVFSFSPVLELASRFYETKGFFGAIVQVIKDFQIGQMWALALVLIIMFYLFITFAPIFDDVQYRTISLFFVISLIFSISVNSHTASLSGYGILYHAIHFLTMSVWIGILLQVSWFSKNSRNWLSFLKWFNPVAMILVVLVIFTGFLLMTLLMNVAEYPQTWALNYGQYLLIKHLIVIPVLVFGFLNGFYMKRRLQRGSDGDPRRWTKTESLFLLIVFPVTGLLGQQEPPHNIEVTKASDGISPLFKLFSPDSEIGFAFGGSSLLFGLLAIAFMTMLILQFRKNAPAVYVLIMGLLFTISSYLFIMTSI; from the coding sequence ATGTCTTACATACCAGAAGCCAAGAAACCGGACATTCATGTGCCGAAACGCTGGATGCAGCTCGCGACGCTTGGAGTCGCTGTTTTTTCATTTTCTCCTGTGCTCGAGCTTGCTTCCCGCTTTTATGAAACGAAAGGATTTTTCGGAGCGATTGTTCAGGTGATCAAGGATTTTCAGATTGGACAGATGTGGGCGCTAGCGCTTGTCCTAATCATCATGTTTTATTTATTTATTACATTTGCACCGATTTTTGATGATGTCCAGTATCGGACCATTTCTTTATTTTTCGTGATTTCTCTTATCTTTTCAATTAGTGTTAACAGCCATACCGCTTCACTGAGCGGATACGGGATCCTGTACCATGCCATTCACTTTTTGACGATGAGTGTATGGATCGGAATTTTGCTGCAGGTCAGCTGGTTCTCAAAAAACAGCCGAAATTGGCTGTCCTTCTTAAAATGGTTTAACCCAGTAGCGATGATTCTGGTTGTCCTTGTTATTTTCACAGGATTTCTCCTGATGACGCTGCTTATGAATGTCGCTGAATACCCGCAAACTTGGGCACTCAATTACGGACAGTATTTACTGATTAAACATTTAATCGTTATTCCGGTTCTCGTATTTGGATTTTTGAATGGTTTTTATATGAAGAGACGGCTTCAGAGGGGAAGCGATGGGGATCCTCGCAGATGGACGAAAACAGAGAGCCTGTTTCTGCTGATCGTATTTCCTGTTACGGGACTCCTCGGGCAGCAGGAGCCGCCGCATAATATTGAGGTTACGAAAGCGAGCGATGGGATTTCCCCATTATTTAAGCTGTTTTCGCCTGACTCAGAGATTGGATTTGCATTCGGAGGATCCAGTTTATTATTCGGTCTGCTGGCTATTGCTTTTATGACGATGCTCATCCTGCAGTTCAGGAAAAATGCACCTGCGGTATACGTTTTAATTATGGGGCTGCTGTTTACCATCTCTTCTTATCTATTTATCATGACAAGCATTTAA
- a CDS encoding copper resistance CopC family protein, with product MKKIIVLFLFTLFTFHQTGALAHSTLESSNPEKGSTVTEKLDEIQLTFNTEVEESSTFKVLKDRKTEVPVEQVQINGSTLTGQLPEQLENGSYTVSWDIVGADGHVIKDSLEFTLNVPAPVQEEQPPAEDKKKEPAAEKKEETAAKEKTASETPSNDSTMVIIGSILAIAAVAAIFFSLRKGRR from the coding sequence ATGAAAAAAATCATCGTTCTTTTTCTTTTTACCTTATTCACCTTTCATCAGACCGGGGCTCTGGCACATTCTACATTGGAAAGCTCAAATCCAGAGAAGGGCTCGACGGTGACGGAAAAACTGGATGAGATTCAGCTTACGTTTAATACAGAGGTTGAGGAGTCCAGTACATTTAAAGTGCTGAAGGACAGGAAGACAGAGGTTCCTGTCGAACAAGTGCAGATCAACGGCAGCACACTTACCGGGCAGCTGCCGGAACAGTTGGAGAACGGATCTTATACGGTTAGCTGGGATATTGTTGGAGCAGACGGCCATGTGATCAAGGATTCCCTGGAGTTTACATTAAACGTTCCAGCCCCTGTCCAGGAAGAACAGCCACCTGCCGAAGACAAAAAGAAAGAGCCTGCTGCTGAGAAAAAAGAAGAAACGGCTGCAAAAGAAAAAACAGCCTCTGAAACACCTTCCAATGACAGCACCATGGTCATCATCGGATCCATCCTTGCCATTGCTGCAGTTGCTGCGATCTTTTTTTCGTTAAGAAAAGGCCGTCGCTAA
- a CDS encoding YfkD famly protein: MKMKRITICVAVLLSVCFSSIYMTEAKTKIPSSVLDISKENTYPNPAQNLPYLQPSELARELSESSTVPIENPNLIKQLNETTISDSPLAVGYRATIYLGRWALNYESSETTPHWEYQRINSNLSDNRGGKAAAQIHYKQNDQKKIRGGLTSEVPMVEDVKNMMLLKAMKKTNLPLSFETIIGSGTKKDQIYNVPVKKMGYLYAYAPAISEKGKVTYGEVYLELKGNKRKINVKNITSQGIGAWIPVQDHLSFGYMVSDRPR; encoded by the coding sequence ATGAAAATGAAACGAATCACCATTTGTGTAGCTGTGCTATTATCCGTTTGTTTTTCAAGCATCTACATGACGGAAGCGAAAACGAAAATCCCATCATCTGTACTGGACATATCCAAGGAAAATACGTATCCTAATCCGGCGCAGAACCTTCCATATCTGCAGCCGAGCGAGCTTGCAAGAGAGCTTTCCGAATCCTCAACCGTTCCAATTGAAAATCCGAATCTCATCAAGCAGCTGAATGAAACAACGATTTCCGATTCGCCGCTTGCAGTCGGATACCGTGCGACCATCTACCTTGGCCGATGGGCACTGAACTATGAATCCAGTGAAACAACGCCACACTGGGAATACCAGCGCATCAACTCGAACCTGTCCGACAACCGCGGAGGAAAAGCAGCCGCCCAAATCCATTACAAGCAAAACGACCAGAAAAAAATTAGAGGCGGCCTTACCTCTGAAGTCCCAATGGTCGAAGACGTGAAAAACATGATGCTGCTGAAAGCCATGAAGAAAACCAACCTGCCGCTCTCCTTCGAAACCATCATTGGATCCGGCACCAAAAAAGATCAAATCTACAACGTACCCGTTAAAAAAATGGGCTACCTATACGCATACGCACCGGCCATCAGCGAAAAAGGGAAAGTGACATACGGGGAAGTGTACCTGGAGCTCAAAGGAAACAAGCGAAAAATCAACGTAAAAAACATCACCTCACAGGGAATCGGCGCATGGATTCCGGTTCAAGATCACCTATCCTTTGGATACATGGTCTCGGATCGCCCGAGGTAA